A genome region from Hippopotamus amphibius kiboko isolate mHipAmp2 chromosome 1, mHipAmp2.hap2, whole genome shotgun sequence includes the following:
- the LOC130858426 gene encoding chymosin yields MKCLVALLAVLALSQGTGITRIPLHKGKPLRKALKERGILEDFLQKYREAVRSKYSSFGEVAWEPLTSYLDSEYFGTIYIGTPPQEFTVVFDTGSSDLWVPSVYCRSDACQNHRRFDPSKSSTFQSLGRPLSIQYGTGSMQGFLGYDTVIVSNIVDPQQTVGLSTQEPGDVFTYSEFDGILGMAYPSLSSEYSVPVFDNMMDRHLVAQDLFSFYMDRNGQESMLTLGAIDPSYYTGSLHWVPVTMQKYWQFTVDSVTISGVVVACDGGCQAILDTGTSLLMGPSSDILNIQMAIGATENRHGEFDIDCGSLSSMPTVVFEIHGRMYPLSPSAYTNQDQGFCTSGFQGDNYSQLWILGDVFIREYYSVFDRANNRVGLAKAV; encoded by the exons ATGAAGTGTCTTGTGGCGCTACTTGCAGTTCTCGCTCTCTCCCAGGGCACTGGGATCACCAG GATCCCTCTGCACAAAGGCAAGCCTTTGAGAAAGGCGCTGAAGGAGCGTGGGATCCTGGAGGACTTCCTGCAGAAATACCGGGAAGCTGTCCGCAGCAAGTACTCCAGCTTCGGGGAGGTGGCCTGGGAGCCTCTGACCAGCTACCTGGAC AGTGAGTACTTTGGGACGATCTACATCGGGACCCCACCCCAGGAGTTCACCGTGGTATTTGACACCGGCTCCTCTGACCTCTGGGTGCCCTCTGTCTACTGCAGGAGTGACGCCTGCC AAAACCACCGCCGCTTTGATCCAAGCAAGTCGTCCACCTTCCAGAGCCTGGGCAGACCCCTGTCCATCCAGTATGGCACAGGCAGCATGCAGGGCTTCCTGGGATACGACACCGTCATT GTCTCCAACATCGTGGATCCCCAGCAGACTGTGGGCCTGAGCACCCAGGAACCTGGTGATGTCTTCACCTACTCCGAGTTCGACGGGATCCTGGGGATGGCCTACCCCTCGCTCTCCTCCGAGTACTCGGTGCCTGTGTTTGACAATATGATGGACAGGCACCTGGTGGCCCAAGACCTGTTCTCATTTTACATGGACAG GAATGGCCAGGAGAGCATGCTCACGCTGGGGGCCATTGACCCGTCCTACTACACAGGATCCCTGCACTGGGTGCCCGTGACCATGCAGAAGTACTGGCAGTTCACCGTGGACAG TGTCACCATCAGCGGTGTGGTGGTGGCCTGTGATGGTGGCTGTCAGGCCATCCTGGACACGGGAACCTCCCTCCTGATGGGGCCCAGCAGTGACATCCTCAACATCCAGATGGCCATTGGAGCCACAGAGAACCGGCATGGCGAG TTTGACATCGACTGCGGCAGCCTGAGCAGCATGCCCACGGTGGTCTTTGAGATCCACGGCAGAATGTACCCACTGAGCCCCTCTGCCTACACCAACCAG GACCAGGGCTTCTGCACCAGTGGCTTCCAGGGTGACAATTATTCCCAGCTGTGGATCCTGGGGGATGTCTTCATCCGGGAGTATTACAGTGTCTTTGACAGGGCCAACAACCGTGTGGGGCTGGCCAAGGCCGTCTGA